The Danio rerio strain Tuebingen ecotype United States chromosome 20, GRCz12tu, whole genome shotgun sequence genome contains the following window.
CTTCAGGGAACTGATGCATCTCCAGTCGTAAGTAAATTAACGAGATTTATTCATGctatttattaattgtgttgtgttttattaacgtcgaAACGTCCCTAAACACACTCCACACAGTCATGTAATTATATGTGCTTAATTATGCATGGGCTATTGATGTGCGCATGCCCAATATGCTGGATCTCTTCTAGACTTGATCAGCCCTGGTTATATCTGGGACCATTTAGATTAGGCTATGACGATGGGAGTGTGTAATTTATCGATTAATGGTGATgtattattaagaaaataatcaAAAAGTTGATTTATTGATCTGCTACGCCGTGTGCTGGGAGAGGTTAAAGAGTCAAAAGCGTTATCTATGATAGCCAGGTTATTAAAACCTGCAACCTTTGGCTCCATCACAGATCACGAACCCCTCTTGCGTCATTGCGGTCTGTGATTCAGAGGAGGTTCCTCCGTTTGCACTCGTTCAGTAGGCTGGACATCTCCGAGAGGTGCTGCCAGGTACTAAACGGCATACAATAGATAAAAACACAGCCCTGTCACGAAACGGAAGAGATGGAGTTGCAGAAATGGAACCGAACTGCTTTGTGCACACGGTAACGCGCGCGTCGATGAGCACAGGACAAGAAGTAAGTTACATAAACACAGCACACAACCGGCTTTACACACATCAAATGCGTTTTCTtatgtctctctctgtgtgtgagaTGTCAGATGTGTATTGTGTTTGAATGGTAaggtaaattaaaattaaaatatccgCGTAAAACGGTGGTACATGTCTCTGGATGAAATCCCCAGAGCTGTGCATGATGTGGGGGGAAGAAAACCCACGGGGCAGCCGTCTGAAATGATCATCAATTATCAATGTGTTGCGCATCACGAGGAGATGCTGATGCTTCACATCTTATCTGCTGGTATACTGTTAATTACCTGCAGCAGTAGTGTGGATGTGTGGATCTCTGATCGGATGCTTTGAGCTTGTGATGCTGCGATGTTCTAGGGTGGGGGTCTGGGGGATTTCTCTGTTTTGTATTGTGCAACAGCATTGGCAATATAGTGAACAcagattattatttgtttttgttatatgTGCAGCATAGTTCATTTAAAAACTTTGGTAAACACTTTaggttacattttaaagtattaacaAGCTATTAAATAATGCTACTTGCTtaataattagctgtttattaatgagTTTTAGGATTaaagatgcagaataagatcatactttataatcaCTACTACAGAACAGTTATTATCttagtaataagccagtagttaattgtgacctaaactgaaatGTGAATGATctcttacattattttaataactggTCACTGGTTCTTGTGAAGAGGGACAAAACTAGCtgcattattgaaaaaaaaattatatatatatatatatatatatatatatatatatatatatatatatatatatatatatatatatatatatatatatttatttatatttatttgtgtgtctTATATTTTGCATAATGCGAGTTAAACTTTGGCAGCTACAACCTCTCaacctttcttttttgttttgattttttgcaaTGCTGATGCTATTTTTAGCACTgtcaattaataaattattttagagCTAATTAAGCATTAACAAATTCTTAACACGctctcaatttatttatttttttgttgcttgttcaaaatacttatttaaaatttgggCGGTTTTGCATTGTCGTGTCCACCAGCCCCAGTCTTCACTTATAAACCTGTTATGATCTCCCAAATAGATGCCagatgtaattaattaaaatattctaagaaggtctttaaaaagtcttaagcaggtgttgaaattacctttaggattcctgcatttATCCTGTTATAGCAATAAATACCAGACAATATTGTGTTATAGTCCTTATTCATACGTCCATATTGGCCATCCCTAAGCTGAAACACTATGAActgtgctgggttccacacaatcgatttgtgttgggaaaacatgaaggtaTTAACTTcacttattattcattcattcattttcttgtcggcttagtctttttattaatccggggtcgccacagtggaatgaaccgccaacttatccagcacgtcaTCACTAAATGATTGCTGCAGGCTACAGATATGCTTGTGTGTCTAATTTTGTGAGCGaatataaacattcattcaaatATTCACATTCATAACCTGGTCTAACGTCATgctttctgtcttttagtggcTGCTCCTGACCTCCTTGATCCCAAAACAGCCGTGCACAACTCCAAACCACGTCTTTCATTCTCGGCTCCGCCGGTGCTGCTGAAGCCTCCAGAGGACTGTGAGATTCGAGTGACCGTCATGCGCTGGAAGACCGTGCTCAGTGTCTTCCTGCTGGTGGTGCTTTACCTGATCCTCGGAGCAACTGTGTTTAAGGAGCTGGAGCAGCCTTATGAGACGTTACAGAAGCTGAACATCCTGATGGAAAAACTGGAGTTCCTTGAGCAGCACCCCTGCGTCAACTCATCAGACCTGGAAAACTTAGTCAAGGTGAAACAGCAGACTTGCACACAGACGCAATATTGGACAGGACACATAATGggtatggcaagctgttttgacATTTAGTCAATAATccatactagtatctattttcctgttactagtgcttattcattagatactagcgcttttaaaaaatatactagtgcttactcattagacacgttatttttattagatactagtactcattcattagatactagttcttattaaacagatactagtacttattaaacagatactagttcttattaaacagatactcgttcttattcattagatactagtacttattaaatagatactagttcttattaaacagatactagttcttattaaacagatactagttcttatttattagatactagtacttattaaatagatactagttcttattaaacagatactagttcttattaaacggatactagtacttattaaacagatactagtacttattaaacagatactagttcttatttattagatactagtacttattaaatagatactagtacttattaaatagatactagttcttattaaacagatactagttcttattaaacggatactagtacttattaaacagatactagtacttattaaacagatactagttcttatttattagatactagtgtgACTGTGTGTAGGCGCTGGGATGCTGAAGAATACTGCAAGTCAGGTAGGTGTGGTCACTTAAACTTCTTTTATTGTCCTGGGACAAACACAGCACCAAAGATTTAGTTGGTTTGCAGCTCTGGTGATATCAGTGTCTTAAACAGCAGAGAGGCTTCTCAGAACTGCTGGTACATTACATTTTGGCTAAACTTATACATTGTGATGTATAGtggttataaatgtaaataaaacatacatgaaaattaaataaaactgccTCTATTCATCTCTCATCCAAATCATTATTTCAATACAGTAAACTTTAGTGAAAATAAACAGTAAGCTTATGTGACCAATAATCAACACTTTTTTAAGAAAAGGAACAACAGAACAGAATAAATACTCATAAACAGCAAAACACATAATTCTAGCACGTGAAATATGTAGCATATGTGCTACGGCTAACACAGAACATCACAAAATAGTAGTTAAACATACCTGGGACAAACACAGCACCAAAGATTTAGTTGGTTTGCAGCTCTGGTGATATCAGTGTCTTAAACTGGAATAAACAGAGTTTAAACGTTTCACAAATGCCTGATAATTAATAACTCATTAACCAGCGATCACCAAAGCAGCTTACCAGCAGAGAGGCTTCTCAGAACTGCTGGTGAATTACGTAGCAACGCCCCCTACTGTGATGGACGCTATTGCAGGTAAAAACCAATGGTAAGTGTTCCCAATTGAACCATGAATTTAACCCTTATTTTAACTCCGTTACATACACCCCCCTTAAATTCTGTGAAATTGGGCTATAAACAGTATATGTAAGAAAGAGAACAACATAGattgcagaaagaaaaaaaaagatgtgcttGTAAGAGCATTACATTACAGTATGTCAGAATGTCAATCTCTTCCTAGGAAGTGTGTAAGTATGGAATGGTACCAAGTCCCACGCTTAACACAGACTACAGGAGGTGCAGCCTACACGCTCCCAAAAGTAACCCATGTAtatctgctctttttttttttttatgcctttttcaaACTTCTCAGACTTCTCAGAAAAAAACTCTTCTTAATTAAACTCACAACACCTCAATTGgcttaaatataaatgaacatttggACTCAATTGTACTAAGAAAATATGCTCTTTATCAAATCAACAAAATTTGAGCCCTGAAAGGCTATTTGTGCAACACTGTTTGGATCACTCTCTACAAGTCTTTGCTGATCAATTTCACAAATCAGTCTGTCAGGAGGTCTAACTGGTCTCCCTAAGCGAGTGGTTATGTGGCTTGCGTGTGTGCTAGTGGGCTGATTGCAAATGACAGAAACAGTTCTGTTTTCAGGGACTTTGACACAGCTTGAGGACTCATGTGACTCAGTAACAGGTAAGTTCTTTGTACTTTGAACAGGTTCAAGACTGTGTTGGTCAATTTCAGAACATTCTGAAGTAGTCATTTCAATGTGGACATCAGAAGCTCCACAGTTGGTATCCCTTTCATCATCTTCCTGTGAATCATCCATTCTTAACAACCATTCTGATGTCTTTGAAACAGAATCGGCATTTTCCATCAGAGCAGGATCTAGAGGACTGCCACGAGTAGCGCAAGTGGGATTTGACAAAACAGACTCCTCTTCATCAACATCCCAAGAGAGGAAACTCACTGGAAGCAACAGATTCCTGTGCACAACTTTTTCTCTGCCAGTTTGAGAATCCTTAATCCTGTATACATTAATCTCTGGTCTCACTGACTGCACTTCGTACACAACAGAGTCCCATTTGTCTGCAACCTTCTTCATGCCTTTCAATGCACGATTAGCCAGCAGAACTCTATCTCCCACTACTAAGGGTGCACCTTTGACCTTCCGATTGTAAAGGATGGTATGGCGGTTCTGTTCTCTGAGGCTGTGCTTTCGGGCAATTTCAGCAGCTGTGCTCAAGTCTCTCCTCAGTGTGGTGACAAACTCATGATGGCTGACCACTCTGTCATCACAAAGGACATGCTGAAACATAATGTCGATTGGCAGCCTTGGAATACGTCCAAATATGAGATAAAAGGGTGCAAACCCAGTCGTTTCATGTACAGTACAATTGTAGCTGAAGGTTAAAGTCTGGAGAAGTTGCGGCCACTTTGCCTTGGATTCAACTGGGAGTGCTCTTATCATATTGCCCAGAGTTCTATTAAAACGTTCTGCTAAACCATTACCAATTGGGTGGTATGGTGTGGTGTGCGATTTTTGGATACCAGCCATTTCAAGCAGGCTCCTAATCATTTTGCTTTCAAAATTCGCACCTTGGTCCGAATGTATTCTCTTTGGGAATCCATAAACGCAAAAGAAATCATTCCAAAGGCGACGGGCAACTTGCTTCGCAGACTGGTTGTGACACGGGAAGGCGTGTGCCATTTTTGAGAAATGATCTGTCACAACTAAGACATCGACAGCCTTTCCTGAAGTTTGTTCAGCACTCCAAAAGTCAATACAAACCAGTTCCATAGGCTCAGAGGTTCGAATTCGCTCAAGAGGTGCACGAGCATCTGGCTCTGGAGTTTTCCCGACAATACATCTTTGACAGTTCTTTACGTATGATTTAATATCCTTACTCATCCCTGGCCAAAAGAATCTTTCAGCTGCAAGAGAGAGAGTTCTCGCACACCCCTGGTGACCAGAGGCATCATGAACGCCACGCAGAACGTCAAGTCTCAAGGAAGCAGGTACAACATACTGAAAGACTTTTCTATTCATTAGCCGATCCCTTTTTACTCTGTACAGCACATGATTACGAATTTTAAGCTTTTTCCAGTGCTTCAACAAGAATGTCACAGATCTAGGTTCCATTGTCCTTTCTCTCTTTGAGGGACGCCTACTTCTCTGAACATAGTTAATGACTCTTCCAAGTATACTGTCCTGCTCTTGGAGGTTGGAAAGTCTAGAAAGTGGGATTGTTACAGATGGGTCTTCAGAAGAAAATTGGGGTAACGATGGATTGGCTGCTGGTAAAAGACCAACCACATCCCCAGAATATGCACTTAATGCAGCAGAAACTTCATCAGCTCCAAAAGATCCAGAGCAATAGTTGTTCACATCCtgcatttcattttcattctgatCGTTGTTGCAAGCTAGCACATTTTGACAGTGGTTGGAAACACGAAAGGCATCTTGCACAGTACCAGTAACAACACCATTGACCTCATCCAGAAGAGAAATGTATGGTTCTTTCAACAGACGATGGCTGACACAAGACTTGACAAAGGGCTCTCTACTTAAAGCATCTGCTACAACGTTCTTTGCACCTGGAACATACTTTAGATCGAATTCGTATGCAGCAAGCTTTGCCACCCATCGCTGTTCACACGCATCCAATCTGGGTTTAGTTAGAATGTAGGTCAAAGGGTTATTATCGGACCATGCTGTGAAATGTCTTCCTTTTAGCCAATGGCTAAACTTGTCGCAAATAGCCCACTTTAAAGCCAGGAATTCGAGTCTATGCGCTGGGTAGTTTATCTGGGACTTAGAAAGTGTTTTACTTGCAAAAGCAACTGGACGTGCAATTTTCTCACCAGGTGGCACTTGGGACAACACAGCTCCTATTCCATCAAATGAAGCGTCAACAGAGAGAATGAAGGGATGGCTGAAATCAGGGTGTGCAAGAGTAACGCTGTGAAGTAGGTCCTGCTTCAAAGTTTCAAAAGCTGTGTTGCATTCACTAGTCCAATCCTCATGTGAAAGCTTAACTACGTTGAGTGACTTCCTCAACCGTCCAGACTTCCTGCGAGCTTTATTTTGAGCCTGATTTGATAGGAGATTAAAAAGAGGTTTTGCTTTAGCAGAACAGTCCTGTATGAAATGCTGATAGTATAAAATCATGCCCAAGAAAGACCTGATTTTCTTTTGAGAAGGAGTTACACCATCTGCTTCCATAAGATCAACAGTTTGGATATCACTGATTACTTTCACCTTTTCTGAGTCAGTCTGAACACCATCCTCAGTGACGACGTGTCCCAAGAATTTTACGGACCTTCTTAGGAACTTGCACTTTTTAGGCGCTAGTTTCAAATTGTGCCTAGACAAGCGTGAAAAGACAAGTTCTAGTCTGTCTAGGGCTATATGCTCATTTGGAGCAAAAACCATCAAATCGTCCAAGTAACAAAGGAGGCTAGAGAAGTTTTCATCACCGAAAATGGACATCATCATCCTCATGAATGTTGCTGGACTATTAGTCAGGCCCTGAGGCAAACGGTTATATTCATGGAGGCCAAAAGGAGACGAGAAAGCGGTGTACTTCTTATGTTCTTCAAACAAAGGAACATTATAGAAGCCAGAGGTCAAGTCCATGGTAGAAAAGAAAACATTACCTCCCAGAGCTGCGAGTGCATCCGACTGGTGTGGTAATGGGTGGGCATCCTTTACGGTCTTTGCATTCAGCCACCTGAAATCAGTACAAATACGGAGGTCACCATCCTTTTTCCATACTAAAACCAGTGGAGATGCATATTCACTCTGAGACTTCCTTATAATGCCCTTTAATTCCATTTCACTTAAGACAGTACGCAGCTTATCATAGTAGCAAGGAGCCACACGGCGATAAGGGAGTCTAAATGGCTTTTCGTCGACCAGATGAATTTTGTGGACAAAGTCAGTGGCCTCTCCACAGTCCATTTTACTACGTGAAAATGTTGACTCATATTTCTCAATGAGATTCAGAAGTCTGTCCTTCCACTCATCAGATACTTCACAAGCTTCCAGATTTAGATCTTTCAatcccaacttatccagcacagcaTTTCTCTCCTCACTAGAATGCACATGGACTATGGGACTCTCAGCAGACTGAACATTGCACTTAATGGACTCGGGTACAGACAACTCTTCAACAGCTATACAAGTGAAAACATCCACGATTTTAGTGTTCTTCTTAAGGATGATCACTTTCTCTGTTGGATTAATTATTTTGAATGGCACCCATCTACTGCCCCACATAGGTGTGATGACTCTCCCTATGATAACATTTCTTGGACGGCATTTAGATAGGGTTGGTTCAACGATAACTGTGCTCCCTATAGAAACAGTGGTTGATACAGGAAGCTGAGCCCAAGCCAGATGTTCATGATTTGGTTGTAGAGTTATTTTCTCCCTTAACTTTGCTGTGCCCACCTTGTCTGGCATGTCTCCTCCTTTCCAGCGTTCAACATTTGAAAGCAGGGACAGAAACTGGTGACATTCAGCATCATCAGGGTTAGTTGGGCTGGACACAAGTCTCCAGTATCCATCTGTTTCCTTCATTTTTTGAATTAGCCATTTGATAGCATTGCTACCCAGAATTAAATCATCAGTTTGGCCTGGGACAACTAAAACTGGAACAACCATTGTACAGGCATAAACTGTAAGTTCAAGTTCATACATTGCTTTTGGGATGACACGTTGTCCGCCACAACCGATAATGACAACATCGTTGGTAGGGAGTTTTTGTAAGTTGGGTTTGTGCTGCAACAGCTGACGTTCAGCAGTTTCGCTCAGTGTACATGCCATGGAGCCACTGTCAATCATAGCTTTCAGTTGAAGGTCACTCCATATCGTAGCAGGTGTGTAAAACAGACTATCAATTTTCTGTACTTTATGCGTGTTCTGATAAATGATAATTTTTCCTGCAGGCTCAACAGAATTAGTAAGATTATAAACTGAGACCGGGTCACTCATACAACACTGATTGGGAGGAATGTTTTTATGATCTACACCATCCTCCCCTGAGTGTAGATCTGCTAGTTTCCCGGCCCATGAGATGACAGAGATTTTACTCTCTCAGGACAACCAAGGCGGGAATGGTCAGGTGAGTGACACTGAAAACACAGCTTTTTTTCCCGACAGTGTGTGAGGCCGGAGTGATCAGGACTTAAACAGACAGTGCATGGTAGATCATTTAAACCTTTTATTCGGGGTAAACTCACATTTGGCTTTGATCGTCGACTTGGCTCATTGCTGTTGGCTTCTTTCAACAGGACTTTTTCCAGTAAATTCATGACTCGCTCTAATGCAGAAACTTCCAAGGAACTGGACTGCTGAACATTAGAGGTAGGTGGAAGTGCTGCTGTTGGGAGTTCCACTTCAGTTCTGTTAACAGGAATTTTAATGGATGCTGTATTTCTGACTGCAGCGACAAGACTGGTTTCAGAGTGATATTCATTAAGAATATTATGAACTTCTTGTACAGTCCATTGATCCATCGTTTTAGATCGAAAAGTGATGGCAAGCTCTTTACAAGGACAATGTCTAATGAACATGCGTGTTACCTCAGTTCCTGGACAATCCAGCACTTTTCCCTGTTCCTTTAGGCGATCAGCAGCAACATCAACTGCACGGTTTAACCTCAACCAGTACTCATAAGCACCCTCATCTGGTCCAGGCAGTGTGGTATAGAAATCTGCCAGCGGTAGAGGAGAGCAGGGAGCAGCTTCAAAATGTTTCCTGAGAATACTAAAGATTGCATCAGGGTTATGCATAATGTTTACATCGCTGTTCCTTATTCCAAACTTAACCACATCTCTTGCTTTGCCTCTCAGATGAACCATAATCTCCTCAGCTTGCTGTTCTTTCCTCAGATTGTTCCGCTTAATGTAGTCCCTGACGATATCTATCCACTCATTTAAGTCAACAGTGTCAGACATTTCACCTCTGAAGCTTGGAGGTTCTTTCACATTTCTGGAAAAAGACATCTGGCTTTGTAACAAGTCCAGCATTTGTGAGCTCGTATTCTCTGTAGTCACATGTTTTGGGGAATCAATCACTGGCTGTGTCTCAACTGAATGTGTTTGGTTTAATCTAGTCACTATACTATCAGCAATTTGCTGACCAACTTGACTAATTATGTCAGACATTGCTGCAACTACATTCGGAGGCTGTGAGTTAGGAAATGGGGTAGATGAAAACACGCCCTGTTGCTCCATTGAAGCATTTGACACATGACTATTAGGTAGGCCCTCACAATCCAACATATCTAAATTTGGTAAATcattttctgtatttgcatgtgcatTGTGCTGTACATTAGGCTCACTGACCTGTAAAGACTGTGGCACTTTTAACAAACCCCATCCTCTACCTTTACTTCGACATACAGGTGTATGAAAACCATCAATATTGCTCATTGTGAATGACTGATCAAAAATCTTAACCCAAAATCAATAGAAAAACATCAAAATCCACAAATATGCAgctgataaaaaaagaaaaactgtccTTAATAGTAAAATCTGATAAATGCAGTCACTGAGTGAATAAAATTTCGACTTTTCAAATAAATGATCACAGTTCTTGAGCAAAACAGTCCACCTGACTCCAAATGAAACTTTAGGGTGAATCCTCGGCCGCTTCAGACGCCATGTTGATTGAAGAAACAAcgagtcacggcaccaatgtgacTGTGTGTAGGCGCTGGGATGCTGAAGAATACTGCAAGTCAGGTAGGTGTGGTCACTTAAACTTCTTTTATTGTCCTGGGACAAACACAGCACCAAAGATTTAGTTGGTTTGCAGCTCTGGTGATATCAGTGTCTTAAACAGCAGAGAGGCTTCTCAGAACTGCTGGTACATTACATTTTGGCTAAACTTATACATTGTGATGTATAGtggttataaatgtaaataaaacatacatgaaaattaaataaaactgccTCTATTCATCTCTCATCCAAATCATTATTTCAATACAGTAAACTTTAGTGAAAATAAACAGTAAGCTTATGTGACCAATAATCAACACTTTTTTAAGAAAAGGAACAACAGAACAGAATAAATACTCATAAA
Protein-coding sequences here:
- the LOC141379503 gene encoding uncharacterized protein, with amino-acid sequence MSNIDGFHTPVCRSKGRGWGLLKVPQSLQVSEPNVQHNAHANTENDLPNLDMLDCEGLPNSHVSNASMEQQGVFSSTPFPNSQPPNVVAAMSDIISQVGQQIADSIVTRLNQTHSVETQPVIDSPKHVTTENTSSQMLDLLQSQMSFSRNVKEPPSFRGEMSDTVDLNEWIDIVRDYIKRNNLRKEQQAEEIMVHLRGKARDVVKFGIRNSDVNIMHNPDAIFSILRKHFEAAPCSPLPLADFYTTLPGPDEGAYEYWLRLNRAVDVAADRLKEQGKVLDCPGTEVTRMFIRHCPCKELAITFRSKTMDQWTVQEVHNILNEYHSETSLVAAVRNTASIKIPVNRTEVELPTAALPPTSNVQQSSSLEVSALERVMNLLEKVLLKEANSNEPSRRSKPNVSLPRIKGLNDLPCTVCLSPDHSGLTHCREKKLCFQCHSPDHSRLGCPERVKSLSSHGPGN